GTGGGGACGCCGGTGTACGTGTACAGCTACGCGACCCTTGCCCACCACTACCGTGTCTTCGACGAGGCGTTCGGCGGGATCCCGCACATCGTCTGCTTCTCGATGAAGTCGAACTCGAACGGCTCCGTCATCCGGACCTTCACCGGTCTGGGCGGCGGGGTCGACATTGTCTCGGGGGGAGAGCTCGCGCGCGCGCTGGCCGCCGGGGCGCCTCCCGGGAAGATCGTCTACTCGGGGGTCGGGAAGAAGGTCCCGGAGATCGAGGAGGCGCTGCGCCGCGGGATCCTCATGTTCAACGTGGAGTCGCGCGAGGAGCTGGAGACGATCGACGCCGTGGCCGGAAGGATGCGGAAGCGGGCCCCCATCGCGATCCGCGTGAACCCCGACGTGGATCCGAAGACCCACCCGTACATTTCGACGGGGCTGAAGAAGAACAAGTTCGGGATCCGGATCGGGCAGGCGCTGAAGGATTACGAGTGGGCCTCGCGGCGACGCCACATCGAGGTCGTTGGGGTGGATTGCCACATCGGTTCGCAGCTGACCGACGTCGCTCCCTTCGTCGACGCCGCGGCGCGGGTCCGTCGCCTTGTCGACCGTCTGCTCCGGAAGGGGTTGCCCATCCGTCTCGTCGACATCGGCGGGGGACTCGGGATCCGCTACAATGACGAACTTCCCCCGGATCCGAAGGCGTACGCGGTAGCGGTCGCGGAGGCGTTTCGGGGGCTTTCCGTCACGCTCGTCCTCGAGCCGGGCCGGGTCCTTGTCGGCAACGCGGGGGTCCTGCTCACCGAGGTTCTCTACACGAAGCCGATCCCGTCCCCGGCCGGGAGGGGGAGGAAGCATTTCTTCATCGTCGACGCCGCCATGAACGACCTGGCG
Above is a window of Candidatus Deferrimicrobium sp. DNA encoding:
- the lysA gene encoding diaminopimelate decarboxylase yields the protein MHHFQVRNGEMHCEGVPLRRIARDVGTPVYVYSYATLAHHYRVFDEAFGGIPHIVCFSMKSNSNGSVIRTFTGLGGGVDIVSGGELARALAAGAPPGKIVYSGVGKKVPEIEEALRRGILMFNVESREELETIDAVAGRMRKRAPIAIRVNPDVDPKTHPYISTGLKKNKFGIRIGQALKDYEWASRRRHIEVVGVDCHIGSQLTDVAPFVDAAARVRRLVDRLLRKGLPIRLVDIGGGLGIRYNDELPPDPKAYAVAVAEAFRGLSVTLVLEPGRVLVGNAGVLLTEVLYTKPIPSPAGRGRKHFFIVDAAMNDLARPSLYGSYHAILPVGKARRGKVTADVVGPICESGDFLAKNRAMPPCRGGDLLAVMSAGAYGFSMSSNYNTRPRAAEVMVSGSRFEVVRARETVRELYRGERTASFLSRGRTGKG